The following are encoded together in the Bradymonas sediminis genome:
- a CDS encoding serine/threonine-protein kinase PknK, protein MKSSVEKQPFSTTKFGKYELVERIGTGGMAEVYRARSYGAEGLYKTLVIKRILSEYAQNKNFIEMFISEAKIAVQLNHPNIVQIYDFGRVDDDFYLAMEFVDGLDLSEVITLCERAEAPLSIGEAVYIVSEVAKGLHYAHSRLDEYGKELGIVHRDISPQNILVSVDGTVKIVDFGIAKATSEVNEQPAVLKGKFSYMSPEQASAEPVDARSDLFSLGTVLFELICGRRLFRGATSQETMSLVKSAVVPDIATLNSQVPEALERLLYRVLAVDPDQRPASAREFQVELTRVLYSLGEIHDALTLSGHVTSMLEASPAGALRSGATSHTAVTDVITGPSNEQTQTAHAARAGLSMQSTPIDDLFSKASTREISSTDRTVVSTVTRELKEVVVLVAEAVGVVEMGAGHAGGARWDKLLQDYRRIVESIAFKNGAIVDRFNERSFVIVLGVPVSSENDAERAVRIAMDLHEALAGLSFSLDSPLQLAIGVSVGEAFVERNTKIASAYKWSFYSDTEDRGTRLSQAAMARETLIGKQVYRRVLRKYDCEAVDAVSVDGKAPTQAYRLLGHKSQEAQLQELRKSYRAFHGRELRLGMLRDLYRESRTRDRAIGVLITGEQGIGKSTLVEEFLNGLASRDVEIVRGVITPLERDVPLGAMANMLRNMLQLGSSDDLRQLRDTLRVRLDAFFPEDDQTERDLMLHSLGAILNLRFTDSAFSALDSEERRARKYLSMMRLWQRYARRKPVVVAIDDVHNLDESTLEFTASFLNARHDAPTYLLFTADLSQTNTQTPAWKAFLGARYLQREELSELGSSAARELITSLLGVRGEFDERLVDEIQRRAGGNPLFIKEVIEVLHGRNLINDAQAVNSLLLSDENPHWLPASVEGLLGARIDRLDLGPKIVLQQVALLGAPFSALQAELVVEHDARETLDDLVELQLLERADTPGRGNSQTYDPAATPPEARLYQFSNALTREVASRSLVPERARELHLRIAEHLVERQVAGTGAEQVGAENAIIAGHFASADETERAVQYYRIAAENAFNHRGAAECLRICERIIALSGDDEEATLQVLLLREKALAELGEVEVRHEALRELRELVMRVGTRSEQIEVMLREARCYFDEGEFSTARASFERAREIAADADPQTQKRTLAASYLIEIPIHMSAGNPECAHELVDRAIEIFSESLDEEALSGLATCYNMRGVMLRQAGRQREAFAAYEKALEYAEAGDFGKQQRMLLINTGVALAHAGKFSQAVIRYERALEQCRRLGHRNDEASALVNLGDSYLHMGRLDEAIKTIRRAIYLAEKAGMGRKIADGQTSLGRCYLERGALDKAEETVMEALRIADSIPNVYLATLATLVLAEVHLERATHGADEEDARIALVQAQDALERSNSAGMTWGVAAASSVMARALDRLGAREESLARSTAAVALLDDATSYGDGAIRYTHAELLRGVKGREEERKEVLRRAYDHVILLRDEFPDAQAREVFMARPINRNIVQAAEALLEVEGE, encoded by the coding sequence GTGAAATCAAGCGTAGAAAAACAGCCCTTTAGCACGACCAAATTCGGTAAATACGAATTGGTCGAGCGCATTGGTACCGGCGGCATGGCCGAGGTGTACCGCGCGCGCAGCTATGGCGCGGAGGGGCTCTATAAGACGCTGGTGATCAAGCGGATCTTGTCGGAATACGCTCAGAATAAGAATTTCATCGAGATGTTCATCTCTGAAGCCAAGATCGCGGTTCAGCTCAACCATCCCAATATTGTCCAGATCTACGACTTCGGTAGGGTCGACGATGACTTCTATCTTGCCATGGAGTTCGTCGACGGGCTCGACCTCTCCGAGGTGATCACGCTGTGCGAGCGGGCCGAGGCGCCGCTGTCGATTGGCGAGGCGGTCTATATCGTCTCGGAGGTCGCCAAAGGGCTTCATTATGCCCACAGTCGCCTGGACGAATACGGCAAGGAGTTGGGGATCGTTCACCGAGACATCAGCCCGCAGAATATCCTTGTGTCGGTCGATGGGACGGTGAAGATTGTCGACTTCGGGATCGCCAAGGCGACCAGTGAGGTCAACGAGCAGCCGGCGGTGCTCAAGGGGAAGTTCAGCTATATGAGCCCCGAGCAGGCCAGCGCCGAGCCGGTCGACGCGCGCAGCGACCTCTTTAGCCTGGGGACGGTGCTCTTTGAGCTGATCTGCGGGCGCCGACTGTTTCGCGGGGCGACTTCACAGGAGACGATGAGCCTGGTGAAGTCGGCGGTTGTCCCCGATATCGCCACGCTCAATTCGCAGGTTCCTGAGGCGCTTGAGCGCCTGCTCTATCGGGTTCTGGCGGTCGACCCCGACCAGCGTCCGGCGTCGGCGCGTGAGTTTCAGGTGGAGTTGACCCGGGTCCTCTATTCGCTCGGCGAGATTCACGACGCGCTGACCCTGTCCGGGCATGTGACGTCGATGCTTGAGGCCTCGCCGGCGGGGGCTCTGCGCAGCGGGGCGACCAGCCACACCGCGGTCACCGACGTCATCACCGGCCCCTCCAACGAGCAGACCCAAACCGCCCACGCGGCGCGCGCGGGTCTGTCAATGCAGAGCACGCCGATTGACGACCTCTTCTCCAAGGCGTCGACCCGCGAGATAAGCTCCACGGACCGCACGGTGGTCTCGACGGTGACACGCGAACTTAAGGAAGTCGTCGTGCTGGTCGCCGAGGCGGTCGGCGTGGTGGAGATGGGCGCCGGGCACGCGGGGGGGGCGCGCTGGGATAAGCTGCTGCAGGACTACCGCCGGATCGTGGAGTCCATCGCGTTTAAGAACGGCGCGATCGTCGATCGCTTCAATGAAAGGAGTTTTGTCATCGTGCTGGGCGTGCCGGTCTCCAGCGAGAATGACGCCGAGCGGGCGGTGCGCATCGCCATGGATTTACACGAGGCCCTCGCCGGGTTGAGCTTTAGCCTGGATAGTCCGCTCCAGTTGGCCATCGGCGTCAGCGTTGGCGAGGCGTTTGTTGAGCGAAATACCAAGATCGCTTCGGCCTATAAATGGTCGTTTTATTCGGACACCGAGGACCGCGGTACTCGGCTGTCGCAGGCTGCGATGGCGCGCGAGACCCTGATCGGCAAGCAGGTCTACCGTCGGGTGTTGCGCAAATATGATTGCGAGGCCGTGGACGCGGTGTCCGTCGACGGCAAGGCCCCGACACAGGCCTATCGCTTGCTCGGGCATAAGAGCCAGGAGGCGCAGCTCCAGGAGTTGCGCAAGAGCTATCGCGCGTTCCATGGCCGCGAATTACGCCTTGGCATGCTGCGCGATCTCTACCGGGAATCTCGCACCCGTGACCGCGCCATCGGCGTGCTGATCACCGGCGAGCAGGGCATCGGCAAGTCGACCCTGGTCGAGGAGTTTTTGAACGGCTTGGCCTCGCGCGACGTTGAGATTGTGCGCGGCGTCATCACCCCGCTGGAGCGCGACGTGCCGCTGGGGGCGATGGCGAATATGTTGCGCAATATGTTGCAGCTTGGCTCGTCGGATGATCTTCGCCAGTTGCGCGATACCCTGCGCGTGCGCCTCGACGCGTTCTTTCCGGAGGACGACCAGACCGAGCGCGATTTGATGCTCCACTCCCTCGGCGCGATCCTCAACCTGCGCTTTACCGATAGTGCGTTTAGCGCGCTCGATAGCGAGGAGCGCCGGGCGCGCAAATATCTGTCCATGATGCGGCTTTGGCAGCGCTACGCCCGGCGAAAGCCGGTCGTGGTTGCCATCGACGATGTGCATAATCTGGACGAGTCGACCCTCGAGTTTACCGCCTCGTTTCTCAACGCACGCCACGACGCGCCGACGTATTTGCTCTTCACCGCGGACCTGTCGCAAACCAATACGCAAACCCCGGCGTGGAAGGCGTTTCTTGGGGCGAGGTATCTGCAGCGCGAGGAGCTCAGCGAGCTCGGGTCGAGCGCGGCGCGCGAGCTGATTACGAGTCTGCTCGGGGTGCGCGGGGAGTTTGATGAGCGCCTGGTCGACGAGATTCAGCGGCGCGCCGGTGGCAATCCGCTGTTTATCAAGGAGGTCATCGAGGTATTGCACGGGCGAAACCTCATCAACGACGCCCAGGCCGTCAATAGCCTGCTGCTGAGCGATGAGAATCCCCATTGGCTGCCGGCCAGCGTGGAGGGGTTGCTCGGGGCGCGCATCGACCGGCTGGACCTCGGGCCGAAGATTGTATTGCAGCAGGTTGCGCTGCTCGGGGCGCCGTTTTCGGCTCTACAGGCGGAGTTGGTGGTGGAGCACGACGCCCGTGAGACCCTCGATGACCTGGTCGAGCTGCAACTATTGGAGCGCGCCGACACCCCCGGGCGCGGCAATAGCCAGACCTACGACCCGGCCGCGACGCCCCCGGAGGCGCGCCTATACCAATTTAGCAACGCGCTGACCCGCGAGGTCGCCTCGCGCAGCCTGGTGCCCGAGCGCGCCAGGGAGTTGCACCTGCGGATCGCCGAGCACCTGGTGGAGCGGCAGGTCGCGGGCACCGGGGCCGAGCAAGTTGGCGCCGAGAACGCGATCATCGCCGGGCATTTTGCCAGCGCCGACGAGACCGAGCGCGCGGTGCAATACTATCGAATCGCGGCCGAGAATGCGTTTAATCACCGCGGCGCCGCCGAGTGCCTGCGTATCTGCGAACGAATTATCGCGCTGTCGGGCGACGACGAAGAGGCGACCCTGCAGGTGTTATTATTGCGCGAAAAGGCGCTGGCCGAGTTGGGCGAGGTCGAGGTTCGTCACGAGGCGCTGCGCGAGCTGCGCGAGCTTGTGATGAGGGTGGGGACGCGCTCGGAGCAAATCGAAGTCATGCTGCGCGAGGCGCGGTGTTATTTCGACGAGGGTGAGTTCTCGACGGCGCGCGCAAGTTTCGAGCGCGCCCGTGAGATCGCGGCCGACGCCGACCCACAGACGCAAAAGCGCACGCTGGCGGCGAGTTATTTGATCGAGATTCCGATTCATATGAGCGCCGGAAATCCCGAGTGTGCCCATGAGTTGGTCGACCGCGCGATTGAGATCTTCTCGGAGAGCCTCGACGAGGAGGCGCTCTCCGGGTTGGCGACTTGCTATAATATGCGCGGGGTGATGCTGCGCCAGGCGGGGCGCCAGCGCGAGGCGTTCGCGGCCTATGAGAAGGCGTTGGAATACGCCGAGGCCGGTGACTTCGGGAAGCAGCAGCGTATGCTGCTGATCAACACCGGTGTGGCGCTGGCGCATGCCGGTAAGTTCAGCCAGGCCGTGATTCGCTATGAGCGCGCGCTCGAGCAATGCCGCCGCCTGGGCCATCGCAACGATGAGGCCAGCGCGCTGGTCAACCTCGGCGATTCTTATCTGCATATGGGGCGCCTGGACGAGGCGATTAAGACGATTCGTCGGGCCATCTATTTGGCCGAGAAGGCCGGCATGGGTCGCAAGATCGCCGACGGCCAGACCTCGCTCGGTCGGTGTTATCTGGAGCGCGGCGCCCTGGATAAGGCCGAGGAGACCGTGATGGAGGCGCTGCGCATCGCCGATTCGATCCCCAACGTCTATCTGGCGACCCTGGCGACGCTCGTGCTCGCCGAGGTGCACCTGGAGCGGGCAACCCACGGCGCAGACGAAGAAGACGCGCGTATCGCACTGGTGCAGGCGCAGGACGCGCTGGAGCGCAGCAATAGCGCGGGGATGACCTGGGGCGTCGCGGCGGCCTCGTCGGTGATGGCGCGCGCGCTTGACCGCCTCGGGGCGCGGGAGGAGAGCCTTGCGCGATCGACCGCCGCGGTGGCGCTGCTCGACGACGCCACGAGCTACGGCGACGGCGCGATTCGCTATACCCACGCCGAGCTTTTGCGGGGGGTTAAGGGGCGAGAAGAGGAGCGAAAAGAGGTTTTGCGCCGCGCTTATGACCACGTGATTTTGCTGCGCGACGAATTTCCCGACGCCCAGGCGCGCGAGGTCTTTATGGCGCGCCCGATCAACCGAAATATTGTCCAGGCCGCCGAAGCCCTGCTCGAGGTCGAGGGCGAATAA
- a CDS encoding tRNA (cytidine(34)-2'-O)-methyltransferase, which yields MHIVLFQPEIPGNTGNIGRLCAGTDVWLHLVRPLGFELDNKRLRRAGLDYWPNVKLCVHDHFDEIEQIFGRERLWFFSKKTTRSYTDVAFEPGSVLVFGRETKGLGDDVLEQYDDRLLRIPMTDKVRSLNLSNACAVVLYEALRQLDWSPSDVNP from the coding sequence TTGCATATTGTCCTCTTTCAGCCCGAAATACCGGGGAATACGGGCAATATTGGCCGGCTGTGCGCCGGCACCGATGTCTGGCTGCATCTGGTGCGCCCGCTGGGGTTCGAGCTCGATAATAAGCGTCTGCGCCGCGCAGGGCTTGATTATTGGCCGAATGTTAAATTATGTGTCCATGACCATTTCGATGAGATTGAGCAGATATTCGGGCGAGAGCGGCTGTGGTTTTTCTCCAAGAAGACGACGCGCTCCTATACAGATGTGGCGTTTGAGCCCGGCTCCGTGCTGGTCTTTGGGCGCGAGACCAAGGGTTTGGGCGACGATGTGCTTGAGCAATATGATGACCGGCTGTTGCGCATCCCGATGACGGATAAGGTCCGCAGTTTGAACCTGTCCAACGCGTGCGCGGTGGTCCTTTATGAGGCGCTTCGGCAGTTAGATTGGTCGCCGAGTGATGTGAATCCTTAG
- the mtnB gene encoding methylthioribulose 1-phosphate dehydratase, translating into MHDTPYSTAAETMIRDAHCFYEHGWLLGTSGNLSVRLDDTNFLITASGRDKGRLTPDDFLAREIARPGERGANSSAYPTDPSLKPSAEECIHQAIYARVPGVGAVYHVHEPYSAFCSERDANLGSTRMSSAEMIKGLGIWEANPRVRIPIFANHADVPAIAAEVDAHLSDPANHKIPGVNIRNHGYYAWGSTPFEAKRHVETFAYLFRYSWELGNGA; encoded by the coding sequence ATGCACGACACGCCCTATTCAACCGCCGCTGAGACCATGATACGCGACGCCCACTGCTTCTACGAGCACGGCTGGCTGCTGGGAACCAGCGGCAATCTCTCGGTGCGCCTGGACGATACGAACTTCCTGATTACCGCCAGCGGGCGCGACAAGGGTCGGCTCACGCCGGATGACTTCCTGGCGCGCGAGATCGCGCGGCCGGGCGAGCGCGGGGCGAACTCAAGCGCCTACCCAACCGACCCGTCGCTTAAACCCTCGGCCGAGGAGTGCATCCACCAGGCCATCTACGCCCGGGTCCCCGGCGTGGGCGCGGTCTATCACGTACACGAACCCTATTCGGCCTTCTGCAGCGAGCGCGACGCCAACCTGGGCTCGACCCGCATGTCCAGCGCCGAGATGATCAAAGGGCTCGGCATCTGGGAGGCCAACCCGCGGGTGCGCATCCCCATCTTCGCCAACCACGCCGACGTCCCCGCCATCGCCGCCGAGGTCGACGCGCATTTAAGTGACCCTGCAAATCATAAAATCCCCGGCGTAAATATCCGCAACCACGGATATTACGCCTGGGGATCTACGCCCTTTGAGGCCAAGCGCCACGTCGAAACCTTCGCCTATCTATTTCGCTATAGCTGGGAGTTAGGCAACGGCGCCTGA
- a CDS encoding acyl-CoA dehydrogenase has translation MTNATHPALTKLSEEEKMFRDAVATFARKEVAPRVQKMDHDQVMDKAILDQAFELGLMGIEVPEEYGGAGSSFFNAILAVEELAKVDPSVSVVIDVQNTLVNNAILRWGNEDQKKKYFPKMCSEWVGAYALSEPGSGSDAFALATKAEDCGDHWKLNGNKLWITNGKEASLYIVLANVNPEAGYRGITAFLVERDFEGFSVGKKEDKLGIRASSTVELIMENCIVPKENVLGEIGKGYKVAIETLNEGRIGIGAQMIGLAQGAFDLAMNYMMEREQFGKPIAHFQGLQFQYAQLASEIEAARLMVYNAARIKDAGEDFTKAAAMAKLISSQVAERVASKCVEFHGGVGFTKEFGAEKFFRDAKIGSIYEGTTNMQLQTIAKLLLDERG, from the coding sequence ATGACGAACGCAACCCACCCGGCCCTGACCAAACTTAGCGAAGAAGAAAAAATGTTCCGCGACGCGGTCGCGACTTTTGCCCGTAAAGAAGTCGCCCCGCGCGTGCAGAAGATGGACCACGACCAGGTGATGGATAAGGCGATCCTTGACCAGGCGTTTGAGCTTGGGTTGATGGGCATCGAAGTCCCCGAAGAGTACGGCGGCGCCGGCAGTTCCTTCTTCAACGCGATCCTCGCCGTTGAGGAGTTGGCCAAGGTCGATCCGAGCGTGTCGGTGGTCATCGACGTGCAGAATACGCTGGTCAACAACGCGATCTTGCGCTGGGGCAACGAAGACCAGAAGAAAAAATACTTCCCCAAGATGTGCAGCGAGTGGGTCGGCGCCTACGCGCTAAGCGAGCCGGGCAGCGGCTCCGACGCCTTCGCGCTGGCCACCAAGGCCGAGGATTGCGGCGACCATTGGAAGCTCAACGGCAACAAGTTATGGATCACCAATGGCAAAGAGGCGAGCCTGTATATCGTGCTGGCGAACGTGAACCCCGAGGCGGGGTATCGCGGGATTACCGCCTTTTTGGTGGAGCGCGACTTCGAGGGATTCTCGGTCGGCAAAAAAGAGGACAAGCTCGGCATCCGCGCGTCCTCGACCGTCGAGCTCATCATGGAAAACTGCATCGTCCCCAAAGAGAATGTGCTCGGCGAGATCGGCAAGGGCTATAAGGTCGCCATCGAGACGCTCAATGAGGGGCGCATCGGCATCGGCGCGCAGATGATCGGGCTGGCCCAGGGCGCCTTCGACCTGGCGATGAATTATATGATGGAGCGCGAGCAATTCGGGAAACCGATCGCGCACTTCCAGGGCCTGCAATTCCAATACGCTCAGCTCGCCTCCGAGATCGAGGCCGCCCGCCTGATGGTCTATAACGCCGCGCGCATCAAAGATGCCGGCGAAGACTTCACCAAAGCGGCCGCCATGGCGAAGTTGATCTCGAGCCAGGTGGCCGAGCGCGTCGCCTCCAAATGCGTGGAATTCCACGGCGGCGTCGGCTTCACCAAGGAGTTTGGCGCCGAGAAATTCTTCCGCGACGCCAAAATCGGGTCCATCTACGAGGGCACGACCAATATGCAATTGCAGACCATCGCCAAGCTGCTGCTCGACGAGCGCGGCTAA
- a CDS encoding peroxiredoxin translates to MSIMVGQKAPEFTTSALVGRDITEISLSDYSGKWVVLFFYPMDFTFVCPTELVDFNNHIDEFEDRDAVLLGGSTDTAYSHLGWVKSHEDLGDLKYPLFADVSKQMALDYGILHPEDAVALRGTFIIDPEGNLRWVNVNDLNVGRSVQETLRVLDALQTDELCACGREVGGATLEL, encoded by the coding sequence ATGAGCATCATGGTCGGACAAAAAGCTCCTGAATTCACCACTTCTGCACTTGTCGGTCGCGACATCACCGAGATCAGCCTGTCTGATTATAGCGGCAAATGGGTCGTGCTGTTCTTCTACCCGATGGACTTCACCTTTGTGTGCCCCACCGAGCTGGTCGATTTCAATAACCATATCGACGAATTCGAAGACCGCGACGCGGTCCTTCTGGGCGGCAGCACCGACACCGCCTACAGCCATCTTGGCTGGGTGAAGAGCCACGAAGACCTCGGCGACCTGAAGTACCCGCTGTTCGCCGACGTCTCCAAGCAGATGGCCCTGGACTACGGCATCCTGCACCCCGAAGACGCGGTGGCCCTTCGCGGCACGTTCATCATCGACCCGGAAGGCAACCTTCGCTGGGTCAACGTCAACGACCTGAACGTCGGCCGAAGCGTGCAGGAGACCCTGCGCGTGCTCGACGCCCTGCAGACCGATGAGCTCTGCGCCTGTGGCCGCGAAGTCGGCGGCGCCACGCTCGAGCTTTAA
- a CDS encoding carboxymuconolactone decarboxylase family protein → MHWLAPISDEEMSDAQAKVFTRALSKFEVPEGEDAPTWIRVMLNSPEYLKDVYMNVSQHLFKETSIKVGTKAVLAAVAASHAGNKELAEFFAARALAEGASMEQIYEGMGIAATSTSFNFYYKFRSLSQTDEFEGHKPSLRATLFQRPSLGKAFAELVNLMISTANGCASCVSGHITEAEQHDVSKDQIDEVIRIGAIVQSMAMFLRTHEA, encoded by the coding sequence ATGCATTGGTTAGCCCCTATTTCCGACGAAGAAATGAGCGACGCTCAGGCCAAAGTCTTTACGCGCGCGCTGTCGAAATTCGAAGTGCCCGAGGGCGAAGACGCGCCGACGTGGATCCGCGTCATGCTCAACAGCCCCGAATACCTCAAAGACGTCTATATGAACGTCAGCCAGCACCTCTTCAAAGAGACCTCGATCAAGGTCGGCACCAAGGCCGTGCTGGCCGCCGTGGCAGCCTCGCACGCCGGCAATAAAGAGCTCGCCGAGTTCTTCGCCGCGCGCGCGCTCGCCGAGGGCGCCAGCATGGAGCAGATCTACGAGGGCATGGGCATCGCCGCGACCAGCACCTCGTTTAACTTCTATTATAAATTTCGCTCACTCTCCCAAACCGACGAATTCGAGGGCCACAAACCCAGCCTTCGCGCGACCCTGTTTCAGCGCCCGTCGCTCGGAAAAGCCTTCGCCGAATTGGTCAACCTGATGATCTCGACGGCCAACGGCTGCGCGAGCTGTGTCTCCGGGCATATCACGGAGGCCGAACAACACGACGTCAGCAAAGATCAGATCGATGAGGTCATTCGCATCGGCGCCATCGTCCAGTCCATGGCGATGTTTTTGCGCACCCACGAAGCATGA
- the mtnP gene encoding S-methyl-5'-thioadenosine phosphorylase has translation MSDIYSDLGDKRVPIGVIGGSGLYQMEGIDVIETVEIDTPFGPPSAPITIANVGGRRVAFLPRHGLHHEHVASNVPYRANIWALKKLGVFWCIAVNAVGSLAEEVVPGEHFVIPDQTIDKTYSRHHTLYDDVTVHVGLSYPFHPMLRQTLLEACRAEGIETHDGSTLICMEGPAFSTRAESELHRSWGAKLVGMTSMPEARLAREAEICYACIALPTDYDVWRDAEEVDVSDVMQNMKRNLSRVHGVLQRVIPSIDLEREAECDAGRALEYAIMTHPSAISESTLEQFRLTIGKYISHDDSAD, from the coding sequence ATGAGCGATATATATTCTGATCTTGGCGATAAACGCGTTCCCATCGGCGTCATCGGAGGCAGCGGCCTCTATCAGATGGAGGGCATCGACGTCATTGAGACCGTCGAAATCGACACACCCTTTGGCCCCCCGAGCGCCCCGATCACCATCGCCAACGTCGGCGGCAGACGCGTCGCGTTTTTGCCGCGCCACGGGCTTCACCACGAGCATGTCGCCTCAAATGTGCCGTACCGCGCCAATATCTGGGCGCTCAAAAAACTCGGCGTCTTCTGGTGCATCGCGGTCAACGCGGTGGGCTCCCTGGCCGAGGAGGTCGTGCCCGGCGAGCATTTCGTGATCCCGGATCAGACCATCGACAAGACCTATTCGCGCCACCACACCCTCTATGATGACGTCACGGTGCACGTGGGCTTAAGCTACCCCTTCCACCCGATGCTGCGCCAGACGCTGCTTGAGGCCTGCCGCGCCGAGGGCATTGAGACCCACGACGGCTCGACCCTTATCTGCATGGAGGGCCCGGCGTTCAGCACCCGCGCGGAGTCCGAGCTCCACCGAAGCTGGGGCGCCAAGCTCGTCGGCATGACCTCGATGCCCGAGGCCAGACTCGCCCGCGAGGCCGAGATTTGCTACGCCTGCATCGCCCTGCCGACCGACTACGACGTGTGGCGAGATGCCGAAGAAGTCGACGTCAGTGACGTCATGCAGAATATGAAACGAAACCTTTCTCGGGTTCACGGCGTCTTACAGAGGGTGATCCCGAGCATCGACCTGGAACGCGAAGCAGAGTGCGACGCGGGGCGTGCGCTTGAATACGCAATCATGACCCACCCCAGCGCGATTTCGGAATCAACCCTTGAGCAGTTTCGTTTAACCATTGGCAAATATATTTCGCATGACGACAGTGCGGATTAA
- a CDS encoding anti-sigma factor family protein, with translation MKHTCNDALKHLVDYLEGELDPEASQELESHLTACPPCVRFLDTYKTTGKVCRKALEREMPDEMKQSLRAFLRDKLADNS, from the coding sequence ATGAAACATACATGCAACGATGCGCTGAAACATCTCGTCGACTATCTGGAGGGCGAGCTTGACCCCGAGGCGAGCCAGGAACTTGAGTCTCACCTGACCGCTTGCCCGCCCTGCGTGAGGTTCCTCGACACCTATAAAACCACCGGGAAGGTCTGTCGAAAGGCCCTCGAGCGCGAGATGCCCGACGAGATGAAGCAGTCCCTGCGCGCTTTTTTGCGCGATAAGCTCGCCGATAACTCCTAA
- a CDS encoding replication-associated recombination protein A translates to MRPRTLNEFVGQSHLLGPRKFLANALKGQKLPSLILWGPPGSGKTTLARLLAEQVGAELISLSAVLSGVKDIRAAIARVKRAGPLFAKTTILFVDEIHRFNKSQQDALLPHVERGTITLIGATTENPSFEVNSALLSRCKILVLEALDDSSIRDIVTNALDDQTRGLGDLELTLTEQASNAIVSAASGDARVALNTLETAARAVAADDRDAIRHKDVEEAMQRRVILYDKSGEQHYNTVSAFIKSMRGSDPDAALYYMNRMLEGGEDPLFIFRRILIFASEDIGNADPQALQIALTCMQAFQAMGLPEGVLPMTQAVTYLACAPKSNAVIVAYGKSRQDALNHGNLPVPLHILNAPTALQKKLGHGRGYKYPHNFEGNYVHEEYLPEPLRGRRYYEPSENGAEAKIAQRLREMRAQTDPQDPGES, encoded by the coding sequence ATGCGCCCGCGAACTCTCAACGAGTTTGTCGGGCAATCGCATCTTCTTGGGCCGCGAAAATTTCTGGCCAACGCCCTCAAAGGCCAGAAGCTGCCGAGCCTGATCCTATGGGGCCCGCCCGGCTCCGGCAAAACCACCCTTGCCCGGCTGCTCGCCGAGCAAGTCGGGGCCGAGTTGATCTCGTTGTCGGCGGTGCTAAGCGGCGTCAAAGATATTCGCGCCGCCATCGCGCGGGTCAAACGCGCCGGCCCGCTCTTCGCAAAGACGACGATCCTCTTCGTCGACGAGATCCACCGCTTCAATAAATCTCAGCAAGACGCCCTGCTGCCGCATGTCGAGCGCGGCACCATCACCCTCATCGGCGCGACCACCGAGAACCCGAGCTTCGAGGTCAACTCCGCGCTGCTCTCGCGCTGCAAGATTCTGGTGCTCGAAGCCCTCGACGACAGCTCGATTCGCGACATCGTCACGAACGCCCTTGACGATCAAACCCGCGGCCTCGGCGACCTGGAGCTCACGCTGACCGAACAGGCATCAAACGCCATCGTCAGCGCCGCCTCCGGCGACGCGCGCGTCGCGCTCAACACCCTGGAGACCGCCGCCCGCGCGGTCGCCGCCGACGACCGCGACGCCATCCGCCACAAGGACGTCGAGGAGGCCATGCAGCGCCGCGTCATCCTCTACGACAAGTCCGGCGAGCAGCATTATAATACCGTCAGCGCCTTCATTAAGAGCATGCGCGGCAGCGACCCGGACGCCGCCCTCTATTATATGAACCGCATGCTCGAGGGCGGCGAAGACCCGCTATTTATCTTCCGGCGCATCCTGATCTTTGCCAGCGAAGACATCGGCAACGCCGACCCGCAGGCCCTCCAAATTGCGCTGACGTGCATGCAGGCATTCCAGGCCATGGGCCTGCCCGAAGGCGTGCTCCCGATGACCCAGGCCGTCACCTATCTGGCCTGCGCGCCGAAATCCAACGCGGTCATCGTCGCCTACGGAAAGTCGCGCCAGGACGCCCTCAACCACGGTAACCTGCCGGTCCCGCTTCATATCCTAAACGCCCCGACCGCCCTGCAGAAAAAGCTCGGCCACGGGCGCGGCTATAAATATCCCCATAATTTCGAGGGCAATTACGTCCACGAAGAATACCTCCCCGAGCCGTTGCGCGGCCGGCGCTATTATGAACCCAGCGAGAACGGCGCCGAGGCAAAGATCGCCCAGCGCCTGCGAGAAATGCGCGCACAAACAGACCCGCAAGACCCCGGCGAGAGCTGA